GCACTGCTGAAGTTCGCCGAGGACAGCTGGCACGTGGCGATCGTCCCGGACCTGCCGAAGCTCCTCGGCCCGTGGCTCGAGACCTGGGGCAACTGGATCGGGCTGGCGGTGTTCGTGCTGCTGGGCCTGGGGGTGTTCCTGGACTCGCGGCGGGAGAAGCTGGAGGGGTGAGGAAGGGGTGTAAGGTGTAAGGGTGCAGGGGGTGGGGCAGAAACCAGAGCGGGGACCGGATGCCGGCCCCCGCTCTGTTTCACACCCTACACCCTACACCACCCTCATCACGCCCTGACCTCAGCGCCGATTGCACTGCTGCACGAACTCGCCCACCCGGGTGTGGATGTTGGGCAGGATGTCGTTCAGGATGTGCGTCACCTGTGCGCTGTCCTGGGCGACGCTCTCGTGGAACCCGTGATCCACCTGGGTCAGCAGCGAGTCGACCACGTGGGCGGCGTCGCAGTCGTGCTTGGGGACCGCCGCCGTGTACATCGGAACGAGGCGCTGCAGGTTCGCGTACGACAGGTAGAACACGAACCGGGGATGGAGATTGGGCGGCGCGATCGCGAGCCCCTCCGACAACGCCCGCGCGGCCGGGTCGTACTGGCGGTTGCTCAGCCAGGTGGCGCCAAGGCGCAGGAGGATCGGCGCGGCGTACTGCCGGTAGGCGGTGTCCTTGCCCGCCTCGATCGCGAGGTCCGCCGCCGTGTCGTTCTGCCCGACGTCGATCAGGTAGAGCGCGAGGACCGCGTCGCCGAGCCGGTCGTTCGGGCGGAGCGCGTGGTAGCGCCGTGCGGCCGCGAGCCCACGCACCGTGTCGCTGCGCGAGCGGAGCAGCGAGGCGAGCCGCAGCCACGGTCCCGGGAGGTCCGGGAACTTGACCGTGCCGCGCTGTGCCCACTCGAACAGCCCCGGCTCGTCGCCCGCCCGCTCGCTGGCCAGGCTCGCCGCCGTCACGAGCTGCGGGTTCAGGATCGTGCTGTCGGTCGCGTACGCCAGGGTGAAGTTCGCCGCAGCCTCCTGCCACCGCTCCTGGTTGGACCGCACGATCGCGAGGCCCACATAGTACCAGGGGTTGGCCGCCTGGAGACGGACGGCGGCGAGGTACTCGTTGGCCGCGTCGTCCATCCGGCCCAGGGAGGCCAGCGCGTAGGCGAGGTCGCCGTGGTAGCGGGCGACGTCCTTGCTCACGGTCGCGGCCGCCTGGAGCGGCACCAGCGCGGAGTCGAAGTGCATGTGATTCAGCTGCACCACCGCGCCGAGGTACAGCGACAGCCCGGGATCGGGTCGGGCGGTGGCGGCGCGCCCGCGCCGCGCCTGCGCCGCCTGACTGTCGATGCTGGCCGCCGTCGCCCGCGCCCGCACCGCCACCACGTCGATCAGCGTCGCCGAGTCGCTGGCGGCGCCCTGGGCGCGCGCCGTGACCGGCGAGCCCCATACGCCCGCCGCGGCGAGCCCCACGCCGATCAGTCCGATGCGAAGTCGATTCCCGACCATGCCGCCACTCCCCCCGCTCGTGGTCTGGTAGCGGCCGGCCCGCTCGGCGCCGGCCACGAAAACAACACCCCGGTCGACGCAATAACGATGCCGAACCGGGGTGATCGGCGCCAGCCGAGCCGTGGCGCCACGAGGGGAAGGCGGGTGTCGCTCGGGGCTGCGCGCCGCCTCAGCGCCAGTGGCCGGGCACCCAGTACCAGCCGCGGCGCGCGCCGCGCCAGCGCCCGGGCACCCAGGCCGCGCGGGCCCAGGGCCGCGCGACCCAGCGACCCGGCACCCAGTTGTACGCGGCGCCGCCCCATTCCCAGTACCCGGCGACCCAGAAGTAGCCGGGGCCGGGCGCGATGCCCACCACCTCGGCGCGGTACGCCGGCGGTCGCGCCGCGACCATCACGGCGCCCGGCGGTGGGCCGGCATAGCACGCCCCCAGCGCGAGCAAGGCGGCTCCCAGAGCTGATCGGGTGATTCGGTTCATGGTCCCCTCCGCTGCGTGAGACGCGTGTGTAGTAGTCGCGTTAACGGCGGAGGTTCCGCTGGTGATCCGCGTCACGCCAGGTCGGGCCACTCGCTTCTCGGCGTCTCGCAACTGCCCTGTTCACCGACGGTCCGAGCACCGCCTACTTCACGATCGCCCGGTAGCGGTCCTCGAGCGTCACGCCGCCCGAGAGCCCCTCGCGCTGGGCGATGGCGACCAGCCGCTCCACGCGCTCGTCCGGCTTGGGATGGGTGGCGAAGAACTCCGACACCGGGCCCTCGCCCGCGTGCTGGTCGAGCCGGCCCACGAAGGCCGCCAGTCCGCCGGGGTCGTAGCCCGCGGCGGCGGCGTACTCCAGTCCGAGGCTGTCGGCCTCCAGCTCGTCGCCGCGCGACAGCCCGGTGAACAGGGCGTCGGCCCCGGTGCCCACGACGCGGTCCAGCGTCGCGCCCTCGATGTCCACCGTGTTGCGGACCTCGCGCATCGTGTCCGACTTGCGGATCCCCTCGATCACGTGCCGCCGGTTGACGTGCCCGACCTCGTGCGCGAGCACGCCCGCCAGCTCGGCCTCGCTCTGGATCATGGCCAGCGAGCCGCGGGTGATGAAGATGTAGCCGCCGGGCGCCGCGTACGCGTTGACGATCGGCGTCTCCAGCACGGCGAACCGGTAGGTGATGTCGGGCCGCGGCGCCTGGCTCGCGACGGTGAGCCCGACCAGGTTGACGTAGCGGGTGAGCGCGGCATCGGTGGAGACCGGGAACCGCCCGGCGATGGTCGCCGCGATGCCGCGGCCGATCTCGATCTCCTTGGCGGTGCTGATGGGCAGCAGCGTGCGGGCGACGTTGGCCGCCTGGCGGACCCGGTCCAGCAGGCTCTGCGCCCGCGCGGCCGCGACGGGCGCGGCGAGGAGCAGGGCCGCGGCGGCGAGCGCGGCGCCGGCGGTACGGACGGCGGCGCGCCGGCCGCTCGCCGCCCGCGGGACGACCGGCATCGGATCGCAGACCACCGCGCCGGCCCGGCAGGGGCGCGTCATGGGTGCCTCCCGGTCGAATCGCCGGTCGCGGCGTAGGGACCCAGCCCGCCGGCGCGCATGAACGCCTCGAGGGCCACCGATCCGACGGCGAAGTGCTCCATCCGGACGATGGCCGCGGTGTCCGGCCGCACGGGCACGTCGCCGCCGGGTGTCTTCACCCGGTCCACGCCGCGCGCCCCGGCCGTCGCCACGACGCTCGCGCTCCGTTGGTCGCCCACGGCCGAGATCCCGCTGGCCAGCAGCGTGCGACCGCCGGCGCGATTGCCGGGATCGAGCAGCTTGACGTCGAAGTCGGGGTTGCGGACCGCGCGGCGGTACACGATGCGCGTCACCGCCCCGTCGGCGCCGCGGTCCGTGATCCGCCCGGCGGCCGGCCCCTTGCGCCGGCCGCTCTGGTCGAACACGACGAGGGCGCGCACCAGCGGGTCGCGGCCCAGCGCGTGCTGCTCGAGCGGCGTCGTGCCGAGCTGGGTCATCACCAGCGCCTGGGTCCCGGTGCCCACCAGGATCTCCGGGGCGCCGAGCGTCTGCCCGTCCGTGGTGCGCCGCATCTCGGCGCGCCACTGCGGCGGCGCGGAGAAGTAATCCACCCGCATCACCAGCGCGAGCGAGTCGGCCCGCGGCACGATGCGGCCGCCGGCCCAGGTGCCGGGCACGTACACCACGTCGGTCCATTGGGCCTTCTGCGCCGCCGCGCGCACCGGGAGCGCCGCGGCGACGAGGGCGAGCGCGCCCAGGAGGCGCGCCGCGGCCGCGGCGCGGCTCACGTCGCCGCTCCCGCCACCGCGGCGCCCGCCGCGGGCGCCCGCGCGGCGCTCCGGCCGAGCAGCTCGAAGATGGCCACGGGTTTCTCCTTTCCCTTCACCTTGACGTCACCCAGCGCGCGCACCTCGAACCGGTCGCCGAGCTTCGCCAGGGTGAACTCGCTGATGATGATGCCGGTCTTGAATTCCTTGTTCGCGCTCTCGAGCCGCGAGGCCAGGTTCACCCCGTCGCCGATCACCGTGTAGTCGAGCTTGTGCTCCACCGAGCCGATGTTGCCCACGACGACCTCAGCGGTGTTGATCCCCACGCCAATGTGGATGTCCGGCTTGCCCTCCGCCACCCACCGCGCGGCCAGCTCCGCCGTGGTGGCCTGCATCGCCAGCGCACAGTCGGCGGCGCGATCGGCGTGGTCGGGGTGGTGCACCGGCTCGCCCCAGAACGCCATCACCGCGTCGCCGATGAACTTGTCGAGCGTGCCGCCCTTCTGCTTGACGATGGCGGCCATCAGCGACAGGTACTCGTTGAGGAACTCGATCACCTCGTGCGGCTCCAGCTTCTCGGAGATGGAGGTGAAGCCGCGGATGTCGCTGAACAGGATGGTCAGCTCCGCGCGCCGCCCCCCGAGCGTGATCTTCGAGGGGTCCTCCGCCAGCTGCGCCACGTATTCGGGCGCCACGTACTTGGAGAACATCTCGCGGATCTGCCGCTTGTGGCGCCCCTCGGTGAAGTAGTTCGCCGCCATGCCGCCGGTGAAGGTCAGCAGCACCGCGAGCGTGGGCGCCGCGGCGTCGAGCCAGATCCCTCCGGCCCCGAACAGCCAGAAGGTGAGGCCGAGGTAGGCGGCCGCCAGGACGATGCCCGCGGCCACGCTCCACCACACCGACGCGATGAACGACGCGGCGACACCGGCCAGCAGCGCCGCCAGCACCGTCGCGCCCACGTTCAGCACCGGCCGGGCGCGGCGCAGGAAGTCCCCCGTCAGCAGGTTGTCGGCGAGCGTGGCGTGGATCAGCACGCCGGGGTCGGCCGGGCCGAACGGGTTCGCCCGCGCCTCGAACAGTCCGGATCCCGACGCGCCGACGAAGACGACCTTCCCGCGGAAGGTGGCGAGCGGCACCTCCGGCGACTCGCCCGCGACCTCCTGGTCGTAGCTGTGCAGGACCTGCGCGAAGGGGAAGATGCGGTACGTCTCCGGGTGGCTCGCGCGGTTCGGGTCGCGGTAGGGGCCCCGCCAGTGGAGCAGGAGCGCCCCGTGGTCCAGCGGCACCTCCAGGCGGCGGAACCGCAGCGCGTCCGGTCCCCGGGCGATGGGGCCGCCGGCGAAGCGCGCGCTGTCGGCCACCATCGCGACCGCCAGGCCGAAGGTGGGATAGTCGCGCCCCCGGAAGCGGTAGAGCAGGGGGGAGCGCCGGGCGGTCCCGTCCACCGGGTCGGGCGTGAAGTTGATCGAGCCCACGGCGCGCGAGCCCTCGAGCAGCGCGCGATACGGCGTCTCCACGAACTGGTAGTCGGCGGCCGCCGGGCCGGCCGCGTCGACGCCGAAGTCCCGGAGCCGCAGCAGCGCGGCGCTGTCCTGGCGGAAGGCGGCCTGGCGCCGCGCCCGGGCGGCGTCGAGCTCGCTCTGGAAGGTGAGGGTCTGGACCACGGTGCCCGCCGCCCGCTCGGCGACGGCGAAGGAGTCGTCGGCGGCGGGATGCGCGAGGTCGGGATCGGGGAAGGTGAAGTCGAACCCGATGGCCCGTGCCCCACCCACCCGCAGGTATTCGATCAGCTTCACCCAGGCGCTGCGGGTCCAGGGAAAGCGGCCGAGGGTCGGGCGCAGGTCGTCGAGGCTCAGGTTGTCCACGTCCACGATCACGATGTCCGTGTCGGCCCGTGCCGCATCGTGGAGCGTGCGGAACCGCCAGTCGAGCGTCTTCAGCTCGAACGACTGCGCGGGATAGGTGCCGCGCAGCACCACCAGCAGCAGGGCGACCAGGGCACCGACGGCGAGGCCGAGCAGGCTCCTGCGGACTCCGGGACGCATCGGCGTATGCTAGCGCCGCCCGGGGCGGACGCGCCACTCACGCGGGCGCGGCCCGCCGCATACCATACGGCCATGTCCCGGGAGGATGCGCCGGCCCGCGCGGCGACCGCCGCGATCGAGGCCGGCTTCGAGCTGGCGGGCCGCCGGTTCCGCCAGATCACGGCCCGCGCGCGGGCGCGCTTCGAGCGGCGCGAGTGGCGCGGCGCGCAGCGCGACGCCGCGGAGCGGATCCGGCTCTACGAGCGGGTCGTGGCGCGCGTGGCGGACCGGATCCGGCGCACGCTGGGCGCCCGGGTCGCCGACCGGACGGCGTGGGCCGCGATGAAGGCGGCGTACGCCCCCCGCATCGCCGCGCGCCCCGACGCCGAGCTCGCCGCCACCTTCTTCAACTCCATCACGCGCCGCGTCCGCGCCACCGTCGGCGTGGATCCGGGGATCGAGTTCCTTCACGCGGACTACCAGGCCCTCGCCGGGGCGGCGTGGCCCCCGCCTTTCGCCACCTACCCGGGCGGCGACTCGCTCGCAGAGCTGCTCGAGCGCATCCTGCGCAGCCTGCCGTTCGCGGCCTCGTTCCAGGACCTGCCCTGGGACGCGCGGCACGCCGCGGCCGCGCTCGAGGATGCCCTGCGCCGGGCCGCCGGCACCTCCGCGGTGTCGGCCGCCGAGGTGCTCCGCTCCGTCTTCTACCGCAACAAGGGCGCGTACGTCGTGGGCCGGCTGCGGGCCGGCAGCGCCGTCGTGCCGCTGGTGCTCGCCCTGCTCCACGGCGAGCGCGGCGTGTTCGTGGATGCCGTGCTCCCCACCAGCGACGAGGCGAGCGTCGTCTTCGGGTTCACCCGCGCCTACTTCCACGTCGCGATGGAGCGCCCCGCCGGAGTCGTCGAGTTCCTGGGCTCGATCATGCCGCTGAAGCACACCGACGAGCTGTACACCGCCGTGGGTCACAAGCACCACGGGAAGACCGAGCTGTTCCGGGCGCTGCAGCGCCACCTCGAGCGCCCCGACGCCCGGTTCGAGCCGGCCGTGGGCGACAAGGGCCTGGTGATGAGCGTCTTCGCGCTCCCGTCGTTCGGCCTCGTGTTCAAGGTGATCCGGGACAGCTTCGGGCCCGCCAAGACCGTGACCCGGCGCGCGGTGCTCGACGGCTATCGCCTGGTCTTCGTGCACGACCGGGTGGGGCGGCTCGCCGACGCACAGGAGTTCGAGCACCTCGAGTTCCCGCGCTCGCGCTTCGCGCCGCCCGTCCTCGACGAGCTGCTGCGCGAGGCACCGTCTGCGGTCGCCGTCGCGGGGGACCGCGTCGTCGTGCGCCACTGCTACACCGAGCGCCAGGTGACGCCCCTCAACCTCTATCTCGCCCGCGCGGCCCCGGCCGAGGCCCGGGGCGCGATCCTGGACTACGGCGACGCCGTGAAGGACCTGGCCGCCGCCAACATCTTCGCCGGCGACCTGCTGCTCAAGAACTTCGGCGTCACCCGCCACGGGCGCGTCATCTTCTACGACTACGACGAGCTGTGCCTCCTCACCGAGTGCCGGTTCCGTCCGCTGCCCCAGGCACCCACGGCCGAGGACGAGCTCGCGGCCGAGCCCTGGTTCTACGTCGGCGACCGGGACGTCTTCCCCGAGGAGTTCCTGCCGTTCCTGCTGCCGCCCGGCCCGCTGCGCGACGCCTTCCTCTCCGCCCACCGCGACCTGCTGACGGTGGAGTTCTGGACCGACATGCAGGCCAGGCAGCAGGCCGGCGAGGTGGTGGATTTCCTGCCCTATCGTCCGGAACGCCGGCTCCCACGGCGCGCGGCGCCGTAACAAACCCGAGTGCGGGCCGCGCGATTGCGGCGTCGTGCGTTGGGGCGGGAGCGGGAGTGCGGATCCACGCAGTAGGGACATTGCTGGACGTATGGTGCCGTGGGCGGGGCGAGCGCCGGGGCGCGGGATTTGCGGCCATTCTGGGTTCTAAGAGCCCACGCGGGAGATCGTGCCGCCATGCTCCACGTCGAGAGCGCCACCCTGGATGAGGCCTTCGCGCGGTTCGACGACCGGCGCGAGAATCTCATCCCGATCCTGCAGGACATCCAAGCCACCTACTCCTATCTGCCCGAGGACCTCCTGCGGCGCGTCTCGCGCAAGCTGCAGGTCCCGCTGCCGCAGGTCTACCAGGTCGCCACGTTCTACCGCTGCTTCAGCCTCAAGCCGCGCGGCAAGCACGTGGTGCAGGTGTGCCTCGGCACCGCGTGCCACGTGCGGGGCGGGACGCGCATCCTGGAGCGGGTCCAGACCGAGACCGGCCTCACGGACGTCGGCACCAGCCCCGACCTCGAGTTCGTCGTCGAGACCGTGCGCTGCCTCGGCTGCTGCGGCCTGGCGCCGGTGCTGCGCGTGGACCGGGACGTGTACGCGACGCTCGAGCAGTCCAAGGTGAAGCGGGTGCTCGACCGCTACCGGTCGGGCCGGCGCTCGGCGCAGAAGGGGGCGTCCCGTGACTGAACACCACTCCCACGTCCCCACGCACCTCACCGATCTGGAGGCCCTGGAGCGCTGCGCGATCCACGGGCGCACCACGCTGTATCCGGATCGCGTCAAGATCCTGGTCGGCATGGCGACCTGCGGCCGCGCCGCCGGGGCGCAGGAGGTGCTCGACGCGGTGCGCGAGGAGGTGGAAGGCAAGCACCTCCCGTACGCGGTGGCCGAGACCGGGTGCATCGGCTGGTGCTCGCAGGAGCCGCTGCTCGACGTGTGGGTGCCCGGCCAGCCCCGGGTGACCTACGGACGGGTGAAGCCGAAGCAGGTGCGCGACATCGTCGCCGACCTGCCGGAGCCCCGGACCGACCTCGCGCTCGCGGTGATGACGGGCGACGACAACCCGCTCACCGGCCGGCGCACCAGCTACTGCAACGGGCGGGACGTGCCGGAGGCGACGGTCGGCGGGCTGCCGACCTACGCGGAGCTGCCGCTGTTCAAGCGGCAGCTGCGGATCGTGATGCGCAACTGCGGCATCGTGGACCCGTCCAGCCTCGAGGAGTACGCGGCGCGCGGCGGGTACCGCGCGCTGTGGCGGGCGCTGTACTCGCTCACGCCGCGGGAGGTGCTCCAGGAGGTGCTGGTCAGCGGCCTCCGCGGGCGCGGCGGCGCCGGCTTCCCGACCGGGCGCAAGTGGCAGGCCGTGTGCGAGGCCAAGGGCGGGCCCAAGTACATCGTGTGCAACGCCGATGAGGGGGATCCCGGGGCGTACATGGACCGGGGCGTGCTCGAGGGCGATCCGCACAGCGTGATCGAGGGGATGATCATCGGCGGCTACACGATGGGTGCGCACGAGGGCGTCATCTATGTGCGCGACGAGTACCCGCTGGCGGTGGCGCGGCTCAGCGAGGCCATTCTGCAGGCGCAGCGCGCCGACCTGCTGGGCAAGGACATCCTCGGCTCGGGCTTCTCGTTCAACATCGGCATCACGCGGGGCGCCGGCGCCTTCGTGTGCGGTGAGGAGACCGCGCTCATCGCCTCCATCGAGGGCCGGGTGGGCGAGCCGCGGCCGCGGCCGCCGTACCCGGCGGAGAAGGGCCTGTGGGGCAAGCCCACCTGCATCAACAACGTCGAGACGTGGGCGACGATCCCGGTCATCGTGCAGCGCGGCGGCACCTGGCTCGCCGGCATCGGCACGGCCAAGAGCAAGGGGACGAAGGTGTTCAGCCTGGTCGGCAACGTGACCAACACGGCGCTGATCGAGGTGCCGATGGGCACCACCCTGGCCGAGGTGGTCAACGAGATCGGCGGCGGGGTGCCGGCCGGGCGCGCCTGCAAGGCCGTGCAGACCGGCGGCCCCTCGGGCGGGTGCATCCCGGCGGAGCAGCTGGGCCTGCCGGTGGACTACGAGAGCCTCACCCAGGCCGGCTCGATCATGGGTTCGGGCGGCATGATCGTGATGGACGACCGGACCTGCATGGTGGACATCGCCCGGTACTTCCTCGGCTTCCTCGAGGACGAGTCGTGCGGGAAGTGCTTCAGCTGCCGGGTGGGTACCCAGCGGATGAAGGAGATCGTGACGCGCATCTCGCGGGGGAAGGGTCGCG
This portion of the Gemmatimonadales bacterium genome encodes:
- a CDS encoding NADH-quinone oxidoreductase subunit NuoF, which codes for MTEHHSHVPTHLTDLEALERCAIHGRTTLYPDRVKILVGMATCGRAAGAQEVLDAVREEVEGKHLPYAVAETGCIGWCSQEPLLDVWVPGQPRVTYGRVKPKQVRDIVADLPEPRTDLALAVMTGDDNPLTGRRTSYCNGRDVPEATVGGLPTYAELPLFKRQLRIVMRNCGIVDPSSLEEYAARGGYRALWRALYSLTPREVLQEVLVSGLRGRGGAGFPTGRKWQAVCEAKGGPKYIVCNADEGDPGAYMDRGVLEGDPHSVIEGMIIGGYTMGAHEGVIYVRDEYPLAVARLSEAILQAQRADLLGKDILGSGFSFNIGITRGAGAFVCGEETALIASIEGRVGEPRPRPPYPAEKGLWGKPTCINNVETWATIPVIVQRGGTWLAGIGTAKSKGTKVFSLVGNVTNTALIEVPMGTTLAEVVNEIGGGVPAGRACKAVQTGGPSGGCIPAEQLGLPVDYESLTQAGSIMGSGGMIVMDDRTCMVDIARYFLGFLEDESCGKCFSCRVGTQRMKEIVTRISRGKGREEDLQLLEELAWLVGETSMCGLGQSAPNPVLTTLRYFRDEYLAHIREHRCPAKVCKELITYTIDPVTCNGCGACISLCSGSAILGEKNKLHTIEQAKCTKCGSCLETCKFDAVLVN
- a CDS encoding M48 family metallopeptidase produces the protein MTRPCRAGAVVCDPMPVVPRAASGRRAAVRTAGAALAAAALLLAAPVAAARAQSLLDRVRQAANVARTLLPISTAKEIEIGRGIAATIAGRFPVSTDAALTRYVNLVGLTVASQAPRPDITYRFAVLETPIVNAYAAPGGYIFITRGSLAMIQSEAELAGVLAHEVGHVNRRHVIEGIRKSDTMREVRNTVDIEGATLDRVVGTGADALFTGLSRGDELEADSLGLEYAAAAGYDPGGLAAFVGRLDQHAGEGPVSEFFATHPKPDERVERLVAIAQREGLSGGVTLEDRYRAIVK
- the aceK gene encoding bifunctional isocitrate dehydrogenase kinase/phosphatase — encoded protein: MSREDAPARAATAAIEAGFELAGRRFRQITARARARFERREWRGAQRDAAERIRLYERVVARVADRIRRTLGARVADRTAWAAMKAAYAPRIAARPDAELAATFFNSITRRVRATVGVDPGIEFLHADYQALAGAAWPPPFATYPGGDSLAELLERILRSLPFAASFQDLPWDARHAAAALEDALRRAAGTSAVSAAEVLRSVFYRNKGAYVVGRLRAGSAVVPLVLALLHGERGVFVDAVLPTSDEASVVFGFTRAYFHVAMERPAGVVEFLGSIMPLKHTDELYTAVGHKHHGKTELFRALQRHLERPDARFEPAVGDKGLVMSVFALPSFGLVFKVIRDSFGPAKTVTRRAVLDGYRLVFVHDRVGRLADAQEFEHLEFPRSRFAPPVLDELLREAPSAVAVAGDRVVVRHCYTERQVTPLNLYLARAAPAEARGAILDYGDAVKDLAAANIFAGDLLLKNFGVTRHGRVIFYDYDELCLLTECRFRPLPQAPTAEDELAAEPWFYVGDRDVFPEEFLPFLLPPGPLRDAFLSAHRDLLTVEFWTDMQARQQAGEVVDFLPYRPERRLPRRAAP
- a CDS encoding adenylate/guanylate cyclase domain-containing protein, whose protein sequence is MRPGVRRSLLGLAVGALVALLLVVLRGTYPAQSFELKTLDWRFRTLHDAARADTDIVIVDVDNLSLDDLRPTLGRFPWTRSAWVKLIEYLRVGGARAIGFDFTFPDPDLAHPAADDSFAVAERAAGTVVQTLTFQSELDAARARRQAAFRQDSAALLRLRDFGVDAAGPAAADYQFVETPYRALLEGSRAVGSINFTPDPVDGTARRSPLLYRFRGRDYPTFGLAVAMVADSARFAGGPIARGPDALRFRRLEVPLDHGALLLHWRGPYRDPNRASHPETYRIFPFAQVLHSYDQEVAGESPEVPLATFRGKVVFVGASGSGLFEARANPFGPADPGVLIHATLADNLLTGDFLRRARPVLNVGATVLAALLAGVAASFIASVWWSVAAGIVLAAAYLGLTFWLFGAGGIWLDAAAPTLAVLLTFTGGMAANYFTEGRHKRQIREMFSKYVAPEYVAQLAEDPSKITLGGRRAELTILFSDIRGFTSISEKLEPHEVIEFLNEYLSLMAAIVKQKGGTLDKFIGDAVMAFWGEPVHHPDHADRAADCALAMQATTAELAARWVAEGKPDIHIGVGINTAEVVVGNIGSVEHKLDYTVIGDGVNLASRLESANKEFKTGIIISEFTLAKLGDRFEVRALGDVKVKGKEKPVAIFELLGRSAARAPAAGAAVAGAAT
- a CDS encoding NAD(P)H-dependent oxidoreductase subunit E encodes the protein MLHVESATLDEAFARFDDRRENLIPILQDIQATYSYLPEDLLRRVSRKLQVPLPQVYQVATFYRCFSLKPRGKHVVQVCLGTACHVRGGTRILERVQTETGLTDVGTSPDLEFVVETVRCLGCCGLAPVLRVDRDVYATLEQSKVKRVLDRYRSGRRSAQKGASRD